A stretch of Gemmatimonadaceae bacterium DNA encodes these proteins:
- a CDS encoding type II toxin-antitoxin system VapB family antitoxin has protein sequence MTARPSRRCQPSPDRVWFTHMKTTVDISDALFESARRLATRRGSTMRALIEEGLRAVLQAHRVAPARYALRDASVAGDGLVDGVELGDWGQVRALIYDEAAR, from the coding sequence ATGACCGCCCGCCCATCCAGGCGTTGCCAACCGTCGCCTGATCGAGTATGGTTCACCCATATGAAAACCACGGTTGATATATCCGACGCACTGTTTGAGAGTGCACGGCGACTGGCCACACGGCGAGGGAGCACGATGCGCGCCCTCATTGAGGAGGGGCTGCGCGCCGTGCTGCAGGCCCATCGTGTCGCACCGGCCCGCTATGCACTTCGGGACGCCAGCGTCGCGGGCGACGGCCTCGTGGACGGCGTTGAGCTGGGCGACTGGGGGCAGGTCCGCGCGCTGATCTACGACGAGGCCGCCCGGTGA
- a CDS encoding PIN domain-containing protein: MIAVDTNVLVQAHRQDTPFHRAAKDTLEQLAAGPSPWAIPWPCVHEFLAIVTHPRIFRTPSPLTAACDQVDAWLEVPTIRLLSEDRDAHWPSLKPLLISGRIAGPRVHDARVAALCLAYGVSTFLSADRDFSRFPALDVRNPLV; this comes from the coding sequence GTGATTGCCGTGGACACGAACGTCCTCGTGCAAGCGCATCGACAGGATACGCCGTTCCACCGGGCGGCCAAAGACACGTTGGAGCAGCTGGCAGCCGGCCCATCACCGTGGGCCATTCCCTGGCCGTGCGTTCACGAGTTCCTGGCCATCGTGACCCATCCGCGCATCTTTCGGACGCCCTCCCCGCTCACTGCCGCCTGTGATCAAGTGGACGCCTGGCTTGAGGTGCCCACGATACGGCTGCTGAGCGAGGATCGGGACGCCCATTGGCCAAGTCTCAAGCCGTTGCTGATCAGCGGGCGTATCGCCGGTCCGCGTGTCCACGACGCGCGGGTGGCGGCGCTCTGCCTGGCGTACGGCGTGTCAACCTTCCTGAGCGCCGATCGGGACTTCAGCCGATTCCCTGCGCTCGATGTGCGCAATCCGCTGGTGTGA
- a CDS encoding serine/threonine protein kinase yields the protein MTHPSPEFLDLQTALAGEYSLQRELGRGGMGVVYLARDVQLDRDVAIKVLPSHLSLTAESRERFVREARTAAGLSHPHIVPIHRVGEAGGFVFFVMSYVDGETLGERLRARGPLSPADATRVLREVAWALAYAHGRGIVHRDIKPDNILLEAGTGRALVTDFGIAHRGAQAREATGAGMIMGTAHFMSPEQAANSPVDGRSDLYSLGVVGYLAVSGRLPFNETSVPALLARQATEASPEVVRAAPGLPPTLAAAIDRCLDRDPTRRFIDGEALAAALAPTPDVRPVLPPMLRVWLGARNPLLVPYLGWSGGFGALTLANLIAWVTGNRPAGPADIVVLAAIASLPLLPIVGFHLNQARRQFQAGHTLADLRSALEIARREREETESLTRDTGQSTARRLLRVGTMASAGWLAVSFGLLLGGVIHENGRGAKVFGVTLGAAFIFAPVLSTMLLGAISNALDVQFIPATIRNGWQAGIRERLWTSGAGRWLARRLGAPEQSRAVGGGVFRPTEAVLGVAASELFAALPKSFREQLAELPATVAALEANAAEARAELEVLAALAPHGSGNAEALVRRRSTATAHLAASVGALEGIRLDLLRLHAGANDLAPLTTLIGAARLLGDDLSRLADAQREVDDVLERRPLGAARIP from the coding sequence GTGACACATCCCTCCCCCGAGTTCCTCGACCTGCAGACCGCGCTGGCCGGCGAGTACTCGCTCCAGCGCGAGCTCGGTCGCGGTGGAATGGGCGTCGTCTATCTCGCGCGCGATGTGCAGTTGGATCGCGACGTCGCCATCAAGGTGCTGCCGTCGCACCTGTCGCTTACGGCCGAGTCGCGCGAACGCTTCGTGCGTGAGGCCCGTACGGCCGCCGGACTGTCACACCCCCACATCGTCCCCATTCATCGCGTCGGTGAAGCGGGCGGCTTTGTGTTCTTCGTCATGAGCTACGTGGACGGCGAGACGCTTGGCGAGCGACTCCGCGCGCGCGGCCCGCTGTCGCCGGCCGACGCCACCCGCGTGCTGCGCGAAGTCGCCTGGGCACTCGCGTACGCGCACGGCCGCGGCATCGTCCATCGGGACATCAAGCCGGACAACATCCTGCTGGAGGCCGGCACCGGCAGAGCACTGGTCACCGACTTCGGCATCGCGCATCGCGGTGCACAGGCTCGTGAGGCAACCGGCGCGGGGATGATCATGGGGACGGCGCATTTCATGAGTCCCGAGCAAGCGGCCAATAGCCCGGTCGACGGGCGCAGCGACCTCTACTCACTCGGCGTGGTCGGCTATCTCGCCGTCAGCGGCCGACTCCCCTTCAACGAAACAAGCGTACCGGCGCTGCTCGCGCGTCAGGCCACCGAGGCGTCACCTGAAGTCGTGCGTGCCGCACCCGGTTTGCCGCCGACCCTTGCCGCCGCCATCGATCGATGTCTCGACCGCGACCCCACGCGTCGGTTCATAGACGGCGAGGCCTTGGCAGCGGCGCTCGCTCCCACGCCTGACGTACGGCCAGTATTGCCGCCGATGTTGCGCGTCTGGCTTGGTGCACGGAATCCCCTCCTCGTCCCTTACCTGGGATGGTCAGGAGGATTCGGCGCCCTCACCCTCGCCAACCTCATCGCCTGGGTGACTGGCAACCGACCCGCCGGGCCAGCGGACATCGTGGTTCTTGCCGCGATCGCGTCACTGCCGCTGCTCCCAATCGTCGGCTTCCACCTCAATCAAGCGCGTCGACAGTTCCAGGCCGGACACACGCTCGCTGACTTGCGTTCCGCACTGGAAATCGCGCGCCGTGAGCGGGAAGAGACCGAATCACTTACCCGAGACACAGGGCAAAGCACCGCCCGGCGACTCCTGCGCGTCGGCACAATGGCCTCGGCGGGCTGGCTTGCCGTCAGCTTCGGGCTGCTCCTTGGTGGTGTCATCCACGAAAATGGGCGTGGGGCCAAAGTTTTCGGCGTGACGTTGGGAGCGGCGTTCATTTTCGCGCCCGTGCTCAGCACGATGCTGCTTGGTGCGATCAGCAACGCACTCGATGTGCAGTTCATTCCCGCCACGATCCGCAACGGATGGCAAGCGGGAATTCGTGAGCGTCTCTGGACCAGCGGGGCGGGAAGGTGGCTCGCGCGACGTCTCGGGGCCCCGGAGCAATCGCGCGCAGTGGGCGGCGGTGTATTCCGGCCCACTGAAGCGGTCCTTGGTGTCGCCGCGTCGGAGCTCTTTGCGGCGCTGCCGAAATCCTTCCGCGAACAACTCGCCGAGTTACCCGCGACCGTCGCGGCGCTGGAGGCCAATGCGGCCGAGGCGAGAGCGGAGCTTGAGGTGTTGGCGGCACTTGCCCCGCACGGGTCCGGCAACGCCGAGGCGCTTGTGCGTCGACGGAGCACGGCCACCGCGCATCTGGCCGCGAGCGTCGGGGCATTGGAAGGCATCCGACTCGATCTGCTGCGCCTGCATGCGGGCGCGAACGATCTGGCCCCCCTCACGACATTGATTGGTGCCGCGCGGCTGCTCGGCGACGACCTGAGCCGGCTTGCCGACGCCCAACGCGAGGTGGACGACGTGCTTGAGCGGCGTCCACTCGGTGCGGCACGGATTCCTTGA
- a CDS encoding transmembrane anchor protein produces MHQVTPDLDALPSSRALLRSTVVALAVAAALLVTVVLPAEYAVDPTGIGRMLGLTEMGRIKMALAREAQEASAVEKALVSGAADPRGAVIAAVPADGWRDSMTVTLAPGKSIELKLAMRLNQRATYAWRASSPDVTYNAHGEPPNAPKGFSHSYGRGISDGEQGDLVAAFDGMHGWFWRNRSEGMVTITLKTRGEYQELREIK; encoded by the coding sequence ATGCATCAGGTCACGCCCGATTTGGATGCGCTGCCTTCATCACGCGCGCTGCTGCGCTCGACCGTGGTGGCGCTGGCGGTCGCGGCCGCGCTGCTGGTCACGGTGGTCCTGCCTGCAGAATATGCCGTCGATCCGACGGGCATTGGGCGGATGCTGGGACTCACGGAAATGGGTCGGATCAAGATGGCCCTGGCTCGCGAGGCTCAGGAGGCATCGGCGGTAGAGAAGGCGTTGGTGTCGGGCGCAGCAGATCCGCGTGGCGCCGTCATCGCTGCCGTGCCGGCCGATGGGTGGCGCGACTCGATGACCGTGACCCTCGCGCCGGGCAAGAGTATTGAACTCAAGCTGGCCATGCGCCTCAATCAGCGAGCGACGTACGCGTGGCGGGCCAGCAGCCCTGATGTGACGTACAACGCGCATGGCGAGCCGCCCAATGCACCCAAGGGATTCTCGCACAGTTATGGACGCGGCATTTCCGATGGAGAGCAGGGTGATCTGGTGGCCGCGTTCGACGGCATGCACGGGTGGTTCTGGCGCAATCGGTCGGAGGGCATGGTCACGATCACGCTGAAGACGCGCGGCGAGTATCAGGAGTTGAGAGAGATCAAGTGA
- a CDS encoding HupE/UreJ family protein, with protein MWSVLLPLDAFAHGVTAGDKGYIQETFGTRIIPFMYLGAKHMVTGYDHLLFLLGVIFFLYRLKDIAVYVTLFAVGHSLTLLFGVMSGVSVNAYVIDAIIGFSVVYKALDNLGAFQRWLGVQPNTKAATMIFGLCHGFGLATKLLDFEMASEGLVPNLLAFNVGVEMGQLLALSAILIVMGYWRRTAGFMRHAYAANVVIMSAGFLLVGYQLAGFFVTRRG; from the coding sequence ATGTGGTCGGTCCTGCTCCCACTCGACGCGTTTGCTCATGGCGTTACCGCCGGCGACAAGGGCTACATCCAGGAGACGTTCGGCACCCGCATCATCCCGTTCATGTATCTGGGCGCCAAGCACATGGTTACCGGTTACGACCACCTGCTCTTTCTGCTCGGCGTGATCTTCTTTCTGTATCGCCTGAAGGACATCGCGGTGTACGTGACACTGTTCGCCGTGGGACATTCGCTGACGTTGTTGTTCGGCGTGATGTCCGGTGTCAGTGTGAACGCGTATGTGATCGACGCGATCATCGGGTTCAGTGTCGTGTACAAGGCGCTTGATAACCTCGGAGCCTTCCAACGCTGGCTCGGGGTGCAACCCAACACCAAGGCGGCCACCATGATCTTCGGCCTATGTCACGGGTTTGGTCTGGCCACCAAGCTGTTGGACTTCGAAATGGCTTCGGAGGGGCTGGTCCCGAATCTGCTGGCGTTCAACGTGGGTGTGGAGATGGGCCAGTTGCTGGCGCTCAGCGCCATCCTGATCGTCATGGGATACTGGCGTCGTACGGCGGGCTTCATGCGGCACGCCTACGCGGCCAACGTGGTGATCATGTCGGCGGGTTTCCTGCTCGTGGGATATCAGCTCGCAGGTTTCTTTGTCACTCGTCGAGGTTAG
- a CDS encoding DUF3365 domain-containing protein, which yields MKILTLLAFALPSLAQAQSGETLGKAVAEMERLDALRSTLAAAFAQSGAPANQKSFGEVCKPVGQSMQQGAATNGWTARQLATRFRNPANAPDPEAEAQLRRFQLDPLVRAVLLNTTMNGRPGVRYLRRITVESSCLRCHGNKATRPAFVVENYQQDRAYGFRVGDLRGVYSVFMPSTP from the coding sequence ATGAAAATACTCACATTGCTCGCATTTGCCCTTCCGTCGTTGGCCCAGGCCCAAAGTGGGGAGACACTCGGCAAGGCCGTCGCGGAGATGGAACGACTTGACGCACTGCGCTCGACACTCGCGGCCGCGTTCGCACAGTCCGGCGCGCCGGCCAATCAGAAGTCGTTTGGCGAGGTGTGCAAGCCTGTAGGGCAATCCATGCAGCAGGGCGCGGCAACCAACGGATGGACCGCGCGGCAACTCGCAACTCGCTTCCGCAATCCGGCCAACGCTCCGGATCCCGAAGCCGAAGCCCAACTGCGCCGCTTCCAACTGGATCCGCTGGTCCGTGCCGTGCTGCTCAACACGACGATGAATGGTCGGCCGGGTGTGCGGTACTTGCGTCGGATTACCGTGGAGTCATCCTGTTTGCGCTGTCACGGAAACAAAGCCACCCGCCCCGCGTTTGTCGTCGAGAACTACCAGCAGGATCGCGCGTACGGGTTTCGCGTTGGAGATTTGCGCGGCGTGTACAGCGTGTTCATGCCGTCCACACCCTGA
- a CDS encoding rhodanese-like domain-containing protein, translated as MPSYRRKPVDLVIDVRSRLEFWLGHLDGAVCIPVGKLANAMSKRADIGKDARILVYCASGARSAIAASALTSLGYRRVTDAGAITQARQAYER; from the coding sequence ATGCCGTCATATCGCCGCAAGCCCGTCGACCTCGTCATCGACGTCCGCTCCCGTCTCGAATTCTGGTTGGGGCATCTCGACGGCGCCGTGTGCATCCCGGTTGGCAAACTGGCCAACGCCATGTCCAAACGCGCTGACATCGGCAAGGACGCGCGTATTCTCGTGTATTGCGCGAGCGGCGCGCGCTCGGCGATTGCCGCCAGCGCGCTCACGTCACTCGGCTACCGTCGCGTGACAGACGCCGGCGCCATTACGCAGGCTCGGCAGGCCTACGAGCGGTAA
- a CDS encoding DsrE family protein has protein sequence MQAASMARSTLLVALVWWVPVAVSAQAIPGQQPSGPVIQSTGMSIKVDNPTFVVPEGHVFKAVFLIDAGGSDSVRVNAQLTTVARFYNLHARHGYSEDRIRTAAVVHGSGWQALLTDSAFAARFGGALNPSRRLVEELVQHGAQLVLCGQTAGSRGIRREELIPGVKVAISAMTAINVLQADGYQFNPW, from the coding sequence ATGCAGGCAGCCTCAATGGCGCGGTCAACGCTGCTCGTGGCACTTGTATGGTGGGTGCCGGTTGCCGTCTCGGCACAAGCGATCCCGGGTCAGCAGCCATCCGGCCCCGTCATCCAGAGCACGGGCATGTCGATCAAGGTCGACAACCCGACGTTTGTGGTGCCCGAGGGGCATGTGTTCAAGGCCGTCTTCCTGATTGATGCCGGCGGCAGCGACTCCGTGAGAGTGAATGCGCAGCTCACGACGGTGGCGCGCTTCTACAACCTCCATGCACGGCATGGATACTCCGAGGATCGTATCCGCACTGCCGCGGTCGTGCATGGCAGCGGATGGCAGGCTCTGCTGACTGACTCCGCGTTCGCCGCCCGGTTCGGCGGGGCGCTTAACCCGAGTCGGCGCCTGGTGGAAGAGCTCGTGCAGCACGGCGCACAGCTGGTGCTGTGCGGACAAACCGCCGGGTCGCGCGGAATCCGTCGCGAGGAACTGATTCCGGGCGTGAAAGTCGCCATCTCGGCGATGACCGCGATCAATGTGCTGCAAGCCGACGGCTATCAGTTCAATCCGTGGTGA
- a CDS encoding class I SAM-dependent methyltransferase, giving the protein MMSFWDQQFSAAEFKYGTSPNAFLREQATRLAPNSTVLVPGDGEGRNGVWLAEQGHRVTSVDNSTVGLAKAQALASERGVSIETVCADLGLWRPTARSSYALVLVYVHFPPLVRTSIHRQLLAGLRAGGVLILEAFHPRQLGRASGGPKDVTMLYTLDMLRADVAGVPDAVFDECVAWEGETHLDEGPGHRGDAHVTRFVAQRV; this is encoded by the coding sequence ATCATGTCCTTCTGGGATCAGCAGTTCTCTGCCGCTGAATTCAAGTACGGCACCTCGCCAAACGCTTTCTTGCGCGAACAGGCAACGCGCCTGGCACCCAACAGCACCGTGCTGGTGCCCGGTGATGGTGAGGGCCGCAACGGGGTGTGGCTGGCCGAGCAAGGGCATCGCGTCACGTCCGTGGACAACTCGACAGTGGGACTTGCCAAGGCTCAGGCTCTTGCCAGCGAGCGCGGGGTGTCGATCGAAACGGTGTGCGCCGATCTGGGGCTGTGGAGGCCAACGGCGCGAAGCTCTTACGCGTTAGTCCTCGTGTACGTGCACTTTCCACCATTGGTGCGCACCTCGATCCATCGGCAGCTGCTGGCGGGCCTTCGTGCGGGTGGTGTGCTGATTCTCGAGGCGTTTCATCCCCGCCAACTCGGTCGTGCCAGCGGCGGTCCCAAGGACGTGACCATGCTGTACACACTGGACATGCTCCGCGCAGACGTCGCCGGCGTACCCGATGCGGTGTTCGATGAGTGCGTCGCATGGGAAGGGGAAACCCACCTCGATGAGGGCCCCGGACACCGCGGGGATGCGCACGTGACTCGCTTCGTGGCACAGCGCGTATGA
- a CDS encoding OsmC family protein: protein MSTLVTVTQQQDYQFRVDFGTAVPSLLADEPAPLGTGLGPSPSQLLLAAVANCLTASLLFAMRKFKQDPGGIQATASARIERNDEKRLRVQEITVAITLGKPGAEIDQLDRILSQFENFCTVSQSVRQGIPIVVTVDDGAAVRVK, encoded by the coding sequence ATGAGCACCCTCGTCACGGTCACGCAGCAGCAGGACTATCAGTTTCGCGTCGATTTCGGCACTGCCGTTCCGTCACTCCTGGCCGACGAGCCCGCCCCGCTGGGGACCGGTCTTGGACCGTCCCCCAGCCAGCTACTGCTGGCCGCCGTCGCGAATTGCCTCACGGCCAGCCTGCTCTTCGCCATGCGCAAGTTCAAGCAGGACCCTGGCGGCATTCAGGCCACGGCCAGCGCCCGCATCGAACGCAACGACGAGAAGCGATTGCGCGTCCAGGAAATCACCGTCGCGATTACCCTTGGCAAACCCGGTGCTGAAATCGATCAGCTCGACCGCATTCTCTCGCAGTTCGAGAATTTCTGCACGGTGTCGCAGAGCGTGCGTCAGGGGATTCCGATTGTGGTGACCGTCGACGACGGGGCGGCGGTGCGCGTGAAATAG
- a CDS encoding protein kinase has translation MIGTVVGNYRIVEKLGDGGMGAVYRAVDELLDREVALKVLRSELAGQASLIERFRAEAIALARLNHPRIATLHGLERNGVDYVMIMEYVRGETLEQVVARSGGLSWVRAVEICVEICDALDHAHDKGVVHRDIKPANVMLSSTGLIKVMDFGIARVVGRDRQTQFGHAVGTPMYMAPEQLRGEDVDGRADLYALGAVLFELITGRMAFEADSDYALMMKQLHEPPTPPSAIVKDVPDAVDAIVLKAMAKAREDRFFNAATMRASLRDALQAGPRKVAHAAVPPTRIDVESRESAAVATPAAAPVVASVAAGMPPTRVASSTPAASDGMPETRYAAAAVHDVPATRLGLEASFTTAESPTVPTGGWLAREGRKWQYDRRRWLTGALLFVATGASALKYMSAGPDDGNDSKTPVGGTPVRGSLGDTTQRTTPQGGGVVEPPARGGVQIPKVGGLQDVGGGKPVPTPPTIPPSGGRGRRPADTPKVSRPQEPQPVVPHGEAPPEIIAVPPVVSKPAEAVSPEAGFRAEVARKVEFFVQAIRDRDVATVERLLLASGTNRSVHDQLIALLRAGRVEVSDVNVTNRSRAEGGGSAQFDATLNFRSPFGANRKTVAQFAIDLSRDAGDWNLVSAQVIGSPKFR, from the coding sequence GTGATCGGGACGGTGGTGGGCAATTATCGCATTGTCGAGAAGCTTGGCGACGGCGGGATGGGCGCCGTGTACCGCGCGGTCGACGAATTGCTCGACCGTGAAGTTGCGCTGAAAGTGCTCCGCAGTGAACTGGCGGGGCAAGCCAGTCTCATTGAGCGCTTTCGCGCCGAAGCGATCGCGCTGGCGCGCCTCAATCACCCGCGAATTGCCACGCTGCACGGACTCGAACGCAACGGCGTCGACTACGTGATGATCATGGAATACGTGCGGGGCGAGACGCTCGAACAGGTGGTGGCGAGGTCTGGCGGGCTCTCGTGGGTGCGCGCGGTGGAGATCTGTGTCGAGATCTGCGATGCGCTTGACCACGCGCATGACAAGGGTGTCGTGCACCGCGACATCAAGCCGGCCAATGTGATGCTCTCCAGCACCGGCCTGATCAAGGTCATGGATTTCGGCATTGCGCGCGTGGTGGGACGTGACCGGCAGACACAATTCGGTCACGCGGTGGGCACCCCGATGTACATGGCGCCCGAGCAACTGCGCGGTGAAGACGTGGATGGACGTGCCGACCTGTACGCACTGGGCGCCGTGTTGTTCGAACTCATCACCGGACGCATGGCCTTTGAGGCGGACAGTGACTATGCGCTGATGATGAAACAGCTGCACGAGCCGCCGACGCCGCCAAGTGCCATCGTGAAGGATGTGCCGGACGCCGTGGACGCGATTGTCCTCAAGGCCATGGCGAAGGCGCGCGAGGATCGCTTCTTCAATGCCGCCACCATGCGCGCGTCGCTGCGCGACGCGTTGCAGGCGGGGCCACGAAAGGTCGCCCACGCCGCAGTACCGCCTACGCGCATTGACGTCGAGTCGCGCGAGTCGGCGGCCGTGGCCACCCCGGCGGCCGCACCGGTAGTGGCATCGGTGGCGGCGGGCATGCCACCCACCCGAGTCGCGTCGAGCACGCCCGCTGCGTCGGACGGCATGCCCGAAACACGGTATGCGGCAGCTGCTGTGCACGACGTACCCGCAACGCGACTGGGATTGGAGGCGTCGTTCACGACGGCCGAATCGCCGACCGTCCCGACGGGTGGATGGTTGGCACGCGAAGGGCGGAAGTGGCAGTACGACCGGCGGCGCTGGCTGACCGGTGCGTTGCTGTTTGTGGCAACCGGCGCGAGCGCGCTCAAATACATGTCGGCTGGGCCCGATGACGGCAACGACAGCAAGACGCCAGTGGGGGGAACTCCTGTCCGAGGTAGTTTGGGAGACACCACTCAACGGACCACGCCTCAGGGCGGCGGCGTAGTGGAACCGCCGGCGCGAGGAGGTGTGCAGATCCCGAAAGTCGGCGGCCTTCAGGACGTGGGTGGCGGAAAGCCTGTTCCGACGCCTCCCACCATTCCCCCCAGTGGAGGGCGGGGTCGACGGCCGGCGGACACTCCCAAGGTGTCTCGGCCACAGGAGCCTCAACCCGTCGTGCCGCACGGGGAAGCGCCGCCGGAAATTATCGCTGTGCCGCCAGTGGTATCCAAACCGGCCGAAGCGGTCTCGCCTGAGGCAGGCTTTCGCGCCGAGGTCGCGCGAAAGGTCGAGTTCTTCGTGCAGGCCATTCGAGACCGCGATGTGGCAACCGTTGAGCGACTGCTGCTGGCATCCGGAACCAATCGATCTGTTCACGATCAGCTGATCGCGCTGTTGCGAGCCGGGCGGGTGGAAGTGTCGGACGTCAACGTGACCAACCGGTCTCGAGCCGAAGGCGGTGGGTCGGCGCAGTTCGACGCCACGCTGAACTTCCGGTCACCGTTTGGCGCCAACCGGAAAACGGTGGCGCAATTTGCGATCGATCTGAGTCGCGATGCCGGGGACTGGAACCTCGTGTCGGCGCAGGTGATCGGCTCACCGAAGTTCCGGTAG